The DNA window ATCTGATTTCCGTTGGAACTTTTCCTCCTACCAAATGAACGAACCATTCTCCATCAATTTGTTTGGCATCGATAGCAACTACAACACATTGACTGCCAAATTTTTGCGCCAAATCATTAATCAACTGTGGATTTTTTACCGCCGAAGAATTGATGGAAACTTTATCTGCGCCGTTGTTCAGTAAGGCTTCAACATCTTCAACAGATGAAATTCCACCACCAACAGTAAACGGAATATTGATGGTTGCGGCTACTTTCCGAACCAAATTCAACAAAGTACTTCTGCGCTCTTCGGTTGCTGAAATATCAAGGAAAACCAATTCGTCTGCTCCTTCATCGGAATAGATTTTAGCCAATTCCACAGGATCGCCAGCATCTCGCAAATCTACGAAATTAACGCCTTTTACGGTTCGACCGTTTTTGATGTCAAGGCAAGGGATTATTCTTTTTGTTAACATTTATTTGTTGTTACGTAGAGACGTTGCAATGCAACGTCTCTACCGTGATACTATATAATTTTCCAATTGTTTTAACGAAATTCTTCCTTCGTAAATTGCTTTCCCAATTATCGTTCCTTCGCAACCCAATTCGGCTAATTTTGGCAATTCATCAAAGGTTGAAATTCCTCCAGAAGCAATTAATTTTATTCCTTTGGCATCCGCCAAAATCTTAGCATACAAATCAAAACTTGGTCCTTCGAGCATTCCGTCTTTGGCGATATCAGTGCAAATTACGTACTGAATTCCTTTGCTTTGGTAATCCTGAATAAAGGGAACCAATTCTTCCTTTGAATCTTCCAACCAACCTGACACGGCTACTTTTTCGTTATTGGCATCGGCTCCCAAAATGATTTTATCCGAACCGTATTCAGCAATCCATTTCTCGAAAATAGCTCTGTTTTTTACAGCTATACTTCCTCCCGTGATTTGGTTGGCACCAGATTCGAAAGCTATCTTCAAATCAGAATCCGCTTTTAATCCACCACCAAAATCAATTTTTAATTTGGTTTGAGAAGCAATTTGTTCCAATATTTTATAATTGACAATTTTGCTTGATTTTGCACCATCCAAATCCACTAAATGCAAATATTCGATTCCGTGCGCTTCGAATGATTTGGCCACTTCCAGCGGATTTTCGTTGTATATAATTTTGGTATTGTAATCGCCTTTCGATAAGCGAACACATTTTCCTTCGATGATGTCTATGGCGGGAATTATTCTCATTGTAAAGTTAGAAGTTAGAAGTTAGAAGTAGGAAGTTTTTGAGGATTTGTTCTCCAATGTCCCCACTTTTTTCAGGGTGAAATTGCGTTCCATAGAAATTGTCATTTTCTAATGCAGAGGAATATTCTAATTCATAATTGGTCGTTGCAATGGTTTCTTTACAAATTGAAGCATAAAAACTATGAACCAAATACATATATTCGTTTTCGGCGATGCCGCTGAATAACTCCGATTTTAGATTGTAAATGGTGTTCCAACCCATTTGAGGCACTTTTACTTTGGATGAAAATTTAACCACGTCCACATCAAAAATTCCCAATCCTTTGGTATCACCTTCTTCGGAATAATTACACATCAATTGCATTCCCAAACAAATACCTAAAACAGGTTGTTTCAATGTTGGAATCAAAGTATCCAAACCACTTTCTTTCAGCATTCTCATTGCATAACTTGCTTCTCCAACTCCTGGAAAAATCACTTTGTCGGCTGCTTTTATTTCGTCAGGATTGTTGCTCAAAACCGCTTTGTATCCCAATCTTTCGATGGCGAACATAATGCTTTGAATATTTCCTGCTCCGTAATTTATGATTACTATTTTCATTGTTTTTTTGTTTCTCCTGCAAGGTTTTTTTCAAACCTTGTAGGTTTAAAAATCTCTCATTATTACACCTACAAGGTTTGAAAAAAACCTTGCAGGAAATCGTAAAACTTACAACATTCCTTTCGTGCTAGGCAAAATCATTTTCTCCGTGTCACGCTTTACGGCCACTTTTATCGCTTTGGCGAATGCCTTGAAAATGGCTTCGATTTTATGGTGTTCGTTCGTTCCTTCCGCTTTAATGTTGATATTGGCTTTAGCGCCATCCGAAAAGGATTTGAAGAAATGATAGAACATTTCTGTTGGCATTTTACCTACCATTTCACGTTTGAATTCGGTTTCCCAAACCAACCAGTTTCTACCTCCAAAATCTATGGCTACTTGCGACAAA is part of the Flavobacterium nackdongense genome and encodes:
- the hisF gene encoding imidazole glycerol phosphate synthase subunit HisF, with amino-acid sequence MLTKRIIPCLDIKNGRTVKGVNFVDLRDAGDPVELAKIYSDEGADELVFLDISATEERRSTLLNLVRKVAATINIPFTVGGGISSVEDVEALLNNGADKVSINSSAVKNPQLINDLAQKFGSQCVVVAIDAKQIDGEWFVHLVGGKVPTEIRLFDWAKEVEQRGAGEILFTSMNHDGTKNGFANEALAILSELVNIPIIASGGAGNIQHFVDTFVEGKADAALAASVFHFKEIEIKTLKKELKNNNIEVRI
- the hisA gene encoding 1-(5-phosphoribosyl)-5-[(5-phosphoribosylamino)methylideneamino]imidazole-4-carboxamide isomerase — encoded protein: MRIIPAIDIIEGKCVRLSKGDYNTKIIYNENPLEVAKSFEAHGIEYLHLVDLDGAKSSKIVNYKILEQIASQTKLKIDFGGGLKADSDLKIAFESGANQITGGSIAVKNRAIFEKWIAEYGSDKIILGADANNEKVAVSGWLEDSKEELVPFIQDYQSKGIQYVICTDIAKDGMLEGPSFDLYAKILADAKGIKLIASGGISTFDELPKLAELGCEGTIIGKAIYEGRISLKQLENYIVSR
- the hisH gene encoding imidazole glycerol phosphate synthase subunit HisH; protein product: MKIVIINYGAGNIQSIMFAIERLGYKAVLSNNPDEIKAADKVIFPGVGEASYAMRMLKESGLDTLIPTLKQPVLGICLGMQLMCNYSEEGDTKGLGIFDVDVVKFSSKVKVPQMGWNTIYNLKSELFSGIAENEYMYLVHSFYASICKETIATTNYELEYSSALENDNFYGTQFHPEKSGDIGEQILKNFLLLTSNF